In Poecilia reticulata strain Guanapo linkage group LG1, Guppy_female_1.0+MT, whole genome shotgun sequence, one genomic interval encodes:
- the LOC103464752 gene encoding pannexin-1: MAIASVATEYVFSDFLLKDAKEPKYKGVRLELALDKIVTILAVGLPLFLISLAFAQEVSVGTQITCFTPFNFSMKQAVYVDSFCWAAVQYQADNSPLWLHKFFPYILLLIAILMSVPAALWRFTGVPYLSSDLNFIMEELDRFYNHAIKLAKNLATLDDRDAEQDSQSALDLAEGCFKYPLVEQYLKTKGFSCGLVVKYMVCQCLTLLVLLLSCVYLCYYIFLASLVDEFPCDVRTGMLKNDSAIPAAVQCKMVAVGVFRLLSYINLGVYLLLTPLVVLAALGPARQSSSFLQAYEMLPGFGALSKFKPIYNDLSIYLLFLKENLSELKSFKCLQVLELLQQSAEEGFDTMCVLQTLSQVKTDVFDSQKMGSITNICEMDKPKN, from the exons ATGGCGATTGCCTCCGTGGCCACAGAGTACGTGTTTTCGGACTTTTTGTTAAAGGATGCCAAGGAGCCGAAGTACAAAGGGGTCCGTCTGGAGCTGGCCTTGGATAAAATAGTGACAATTCTGGCGGTGGGGCTGCCTTTGTTTCTCATCTCGCTCGCCTTTGCGCAGGAGGTCTCTGTAG ggaCTCAGATCACCTGTTTTACTCCCTTCAACTTCTCCATGAAACAAGCTGTATATGTGGACTCTTTTTGTTGGGCTGCAGTTCAGTACCAGGCCGACAATTCCCCACTTTGGCTCCACAAG TTCTTTCCTTACATCCTTCTGCTCATCGCCATCCTCATGTCGGTCCCCGCCGCACTCTGGCGTTTCACCGGAGTGCCATACCTCTCGTCTGACCTCAACTTCATCATGGAGGAGCTGGATCGATTTTACAACCACGCCATTAAACTGGCCAAAAATTTGGCAACTTTGGACGACAGGGACGCAGAGCAGGACAGCCAGAG TGCCTTGGATCTGGCTGAGGGCTGCTTCAAATACCCTCTAGTGGAGCAGTATCTAAAGACCAAGGGGTTCTCCTGCGGCCTCGTGGTCAAGTACATGGTCTGTCAATGCCTGACTCTGCTCGTCCTCTTGCTTTCCTGCGTTTACCTCTGCTACTACATCTTTCTGGCTTCGCTCGTCGACGAGTTCCCCTGCGACGTGCGCACGGGAATGCTAAAGAACGACAGCGCGATACCGGCCGCCGTTCAGTGCAAGATGGTGGCGGTGGGTGTCTTCAGGCTGCTCAGCTACATCAACCTGGGCGTGTACTTGCTCCTCACTCCTCTGGTGGTGCTGGCGGCTCTGGGGCCGGCGCGACAGAGCTCCAGCTTCCTGCAGGCCTATGAGATGCTGCCTGGGTTCGGTGCTCTCAGCAAATTTAAACCCATCTACAACGACCTCAGCATCtacctgctcttcctgaaggAGAACCTGAGTGAACTCAAGTCCTTTAAGTGCTTACAG GTGCTGGAGTTGTTGCAGCAGTCTGCTGAGGAGGGGTTTGACACAATGTGCGTGCTGCAAACTCTGAGCCAGGTGAAAACTGATGTGTTTGACAGTCAGAAGATGGGCTCCATTACGAACATCTGTGAGATGGATAAGCCTAAAAATTAA
- the LOC103464757 gene encoding nuclear distribution protein nudE homolog 1 → MVEPTAHSFPSLKEELEYWKEQAQKHQQRADEAQEELQEFQQMSRDYEAELETELKQCEGRNKELLLDNNRFRMELESIKEKFEAQHSEAFRHISTLEDDLAETKAVRDHLQKYIRELEQSNDDLERTKRATIMSLEDFEQRMNQVIERNAFLESELDEKENLLESVQRLKDEARDLRQELAVRQKERRPSSSLGKDSDRSEMLCSSPPNPSIPIMPSKPVASYMTPPASSIRRGDGLTGTPLTTSARISALNIVGELLRKVGNLESKLASCRDFVYETSSNRPMLPAGPCSPSGLDAGPEVQASSFSPPPQYDSLVKRLEFGPAPPRVVSHSPQSPQGGVKILL, encoded by the exons ATGGTAGAGCCAACAGCACACTCATTTCCATCCCTGAAAGAGGAGCTGGAATACTGGAAAGAACAAgcacaaaaacaccagcaaag GGCGGATGAGGCTCAGGAAGAGCTGCAGGAATTCCAGCAGATGAGTCGAGACTATGAGGCAGAGCTGGAAACGGAGTTAAAGCAGTGTGAAGGTCGGAACAAAGAACTGCTGCTGGATAACAACAGATTCCGCATGGAACTAGAAAGCATAAAG GAGAAATTCGAGGCGCAGCATTCAGAGGCCTTCAGGCACATCTCAACACTGGAGGACGATCTGGCCGAGACCAAGGCGGTCAGAGACCATCTACAGAAGTATATCAGGGAGCTAGAACAGTCCAATGATGACCTAGAGAGGACTAAAAG GGCTACCATCATGTCTCTGGAGGACTTCGAGCAGCGCATGAACCAGGTCATCGAGAGGAACGCTTTCCTGGAAAGCGAGCTGGACGAGAAGGAGAACCTGCTGGAGTCCGTTCAGAGACTAAAGGATGAAGCCAGAG ACCTCCGCCAGGAGCTGGCCGTCCGTCAGAAGGAGAGACGGCCGTCCAGCAGCCTGGGCAAAGACTCAGACCGCTCGGAAATGCTGTGCTCCTCTCCGCCCAATCCGTCCATCCCCATCATGCCCTCCAAACCCGTGGCCTCGTACATGACGCCCCCTGCCTCCAGCATCCGCAGGG GAGACGGTCTAACAGGAACCCCTCTGACCACATCTGCTAGAATATCTGCACTGAACATTGTCGGGGAGCTGCTGAGAAAAGTTGGG AATTTGGAGTCGAAGCTTGCGTCCTGTCGAGACTTTGTCTACGAGACGTCCTCCAACAGACCGATGCTCCCCGCCGGGCCCTGCAGCCCTTCAGGTTTAGACGCGGGTCCTGAGGTCCAGGCCAGCAGCTTCAGCCCTCCTCCTCAGTACGACAG TCTGGTGAAGCGGTTAGAGTTCGGACCGGCTCCTCCCAGAGTTGTATCCCACAGTCCCCAGTCTCCGCAGGGAGGGGTGAAGATCCTGCTGTAA